The DNA sequence ACTTTTTCATCATGCTTTCccacaatatttattttaagatCATCAGTACATTCAGATTCTCCTGGCAAATGAATGTCAGCTTTTTTATATTGTACTTGTTGGAAGGATTCTCCCCTTgtcgaaatttgacttttatcCCCAATGAATGTTTCATCACTCTGTTCATCAGAATACCATCGTAGCAGGTCATCACTGAAGCCTTTTAAAATGCTAAAGGCAATTGGGTACAAAGAGCCCTTGAAAACACCATAAGCATCCTTGCTGAACctgtaattattaaaaaaatatcaattttggCAATACACTTAAATTCTGATAACAAAAGAATGTTTGAAATCCTGTTTATTTTTACCATCAACTAATGCAAAGTatttttagcaattaatgaatgaggctgagtaggatatgaagaattatgcagattgagGAGGGCATTATCCACCGAGGATGAAGGCCGAGCTGGATAATACCCTCCAAGATATGTGTAATTCTTTATAGcctacgaaagccaaattcattatattattgctttattattcattcaaaactgATGTTGTCtgttgagttgtcttcttgctatgtttttagacatACGAACGATAAAACAATATATAGTTCATCGTGAAAtgagtaaaatgttccgccgactgttttcggccatttttcttttcacaaccacaacagctcaacctcgtccccaggtgtTCTCAGTTaacagtgcattaacctgtaactgtgctgcacttttgacgttaTCGgctgattaatcgcaaaattcttccaaatttggtcaacagtactaagctggttatggtgaaatatgcgtgtgctttttagccaatcagaaactgagaaatactttgaatgaataataaatcacATTTAGTGCTGAGTTTAATATCACTATTATGTTGATGATTCACCAGGGTCGGCCAGAGTTTTATATTACACTAGTTTTAGTATAATTTTTGGTATATTGGAAGGTTTAATTCAGGTATTTTGGTATTCCACTACCCCGCCTGGTCGACCCTGATTCACAAAAGTAATTGTAACAAAGGTCACAACTCTAGCGTAGCATATCTGTCCCTCTCTACAATGGGCTTCCTTAAGGACAGAGACAGAGATGAGTGGACGCTGCAGGGATTTGATATAGCACCAATTTTAGGCGGAGAAGGGAAAATATTTTAGTCCTTGAGATGCTTAATATGCAGCACAAcaaaaactgtcaacaaaatagaaattaaatgctcaaaacaaaaatgtcaaTAAAAACATCGTAGGTGTAACAAGATACTATGAGAACATGTCACACATAAATATAAGTTAAACTGCCAAGAAAGAAGTTACCCCTGTAATTGCTGCAGTGGCTAGAGTAACATTAATTCATCCCAATACAAAATCTTGAAATGGTTAACAATATCATGTAAAGGAAGAATCACTTGTTTTGGTATGAAATCTGTCTTCTGGTGGATTAGATCAGGTGGCCAGTGCAAGCTaattttcataatttaaatcCACAATGATGTTATCATGTTGGACATGGGATAAGGAGAAACATGTATTTAAATCATCGAAAATATGATCATAAATCAAGCAGTGCAGTGTTCCCAATACAGTGGTCATCTGTGACAAAGGTTTTCTCATTTTAACACTCCCTTACCCCAAATGTTTGATCTCAATTGAAAGTAGTAACTCCCCAATCAAATCTATTAAGGCCTGACAAGGTATACCGTGTTTTTTTCCTAAGTCAAATACAGTgtaagagaaacaaaattatttgtAGATGAGCACTAACTTATAGGGCTTTTTGTAGcctgcaagcagaggtttcttcTCTTGCATAACTTTGGCATATATTCAAAGTCGTTTGAGTAGGTTGTCAGTTATGCAGTTGGTTTGTGGTATATGCCCCCATGAGAGACAAGCAATGTAAATGCCTTCataaaatgctaaaagccattcAAGAGGGAAAGGCAATCTGTTAGCAGGGTACGCTTTTTGCAGATTATGATAGGCAAAAACAAATTGATAAAAGTCGTATGTAAATTATAGACTACTGTGGGACTGCTGTGCCAGCTTTCTGAGGTTAAATGTAAGTGAACAGGTATTCTATAAacttctttataaaataactaagatagtacgcgcgctctgattggccgagaggagtgtttgcatgagagtatgtaaacatggttgtggtgTCAAAATGTTTTACCCATTCCTCTGTCGGCTgcaacttggaaaatcgttacaaagaaggtgtgtcaattttttttcgcttaagctgacagtttcagcgagaaaaatccgtattttgaatagcatctttttgcaaaacaagaactgattacgtgtgcaagacttcgtgtacaagactttgtGACTGgtgagaatttctcttttaattagtgccataataaagagttttacgtttttttctctgcaaagttattttataaaagcaatagaaaacttttttcctgtgtttgcatagcctgatataaacactcgaggggttgggagaattctcaacAGTTTAATATGCAAACCCTCAACTTCGTCTCCGGTTTAcataactgtcttgaattctcccaaccACACTCGTGTTTATAtgaggctatgcaaacacggaaaacgttttctattgcttaaataatagTCACACTCTCCCGCCCCCTCCCGCCCTTCTGTGGAtgaggtaaattgacagttgacATGGCCTCTAAagtaaaaaaggataaaatataTCGACCCAGTACCCCCCTTAGAAATAGCCCAGTTTTGCTCATAGCCCTCATGATCAGCGAATCTCCAAAGATCAAACCCACACACTGGCCACCACCCTCAGAACTCACTTTTGAAGCCCCCCTCAGAGAATCTCATTTAGGGACCGATCGTTTATTACATCCCAGGGGGGGCAGGGGTTTTCAGAAAAGGGTGGTGTATGAAAACTGTACCCCCCCTAAAATAATTTCATATGAAAATTGTACCCCCCCTTggcaacaagaatttttaaaatgtgcccccccccccccccccccctcactcCTACCTTTCCTAGACCAAGTTTTAAGATGACTcgattttctctctttctttggACTTGACTTCATATTAAGGCTGGATGGGGTTCTGGTAGTCTGGTTAGGTAAAAATAGTTGATAGGGTCCTGGGACAAGCTTGGTTACATAGCATTCAAAATGGCTGCTACCAAATCAAGTAAAGATGCACGTCAGGTGGGGCTCAGCTGGCATGAGAAACGGTGTGAAGTCCGAGAAAAGTCAACGAAGGGAAAGTATTTTAGATCTTCACTCCAGTGTCctgataataatgaaattttgttattgctaGAGTCTATTCGGCAGAGGTCAAAGCAAGGGACGCAGACGAATTGTACAGTTTGAGGTCTGAGAGCAGTGCAAGAACATCTGATGCATGGATATGGATACCTTACATTTGGAAGAAGCCTACAATCTATATTCTTCATTCAGTGAATTTTCCTGTTcaaataaacaagcctttagGAATAAATTGCTTGATCCTCATCAAGGTTTGCCTGTCTCCAAAGAGTCATCAGCGCGACTTTTTTGTTTAGTTATGaaggaaaagtgtttttttcgtttcaattATGATATGTTTTAACAACTACAACATGTAATGTCAATCCTGTGTCTCAAAATTTCGACCCCCCTCACACTTTGTACATTTCAAAACTGACCCCCCAAAATTAacccttttcaaaaattgtatcCCCCCCCGGGACGTAATAAACGATCGGTCCCTTATAAAAGGAAGTGGGTGTTAAATAGAATAACCTCAATCATTCAGTTACTCACCCAGACTCTGAAACAATGATACCCAAAGTTCCATTCACTTCATGGGTCAAGGTACCTTCCAATTCACGAACATGTTTAGGACCTAAACGCCTTTTGTACCTTCTACACTGGCCTATTATAGGAACAGACGTGGACTTCAAACGCCAAAAACCTTTAAAATCAATGCCTCTGTCCTTTGGCCCACCACAAACGGTGACATCAAACGAAAATTTTCGCAAACTTTCAGCTGCAATCTCTTCGAATTGTCGACCAAATTCCTGCCTAGTCGTAGAGGAATAGAAGAGAATTTGTGGAAAAGTACAGATCATGTATGTAAATTGAGATTTCCGTAAACTTCGTCTCCAGATTACCACATTCCAAATCATTTCAAAACTGAGATTTTGAGCACGGGAAAACCACCGTCTGTTGGTGTAGCAGCCCGCATGGCGGGCATAATTTGCAGTGGCAACGATAAAGTTATCCCGCCATCTTGGAGAGAGAGGGTTGGGGCGAATCAAAAAATAATTCCAAGGAAGAGGGTGACAGATCTTACTGGACCCCCCTTAGTGTTTCAGTTCAATGGTGGAAGCGAATTGAGTAATGCACCTCTGAACTCATCATTTTGCTCCGTTCTCCAGAGATTTTTAAATCATAATATCCCTTTCATCAACTGTTACTAAATAAATGTAATCTGttgctaagaaaaaaaaccggCAATAGACAAGaagagcacttagtccccagggctctcccccctctgggcggagcacttagtccccagggctctcccctctctgggcggagcacttagtccccagggctctcccccctctgggcggagcacttagtccccagggctctcccccctctgggcggagcacttagtccccagggctctcccccctctgggcggagcacttagtccccagggctcaaTGAAGAAAACAATATAAATAAACTTATCTTGTTACTTACCTTTTTTGACCTACCTTTTGTTCTTTGTTGCGTTTTCTCATAGAAGTGTTTAAAAGTCTGTCTGAAGTTGAACTTTGGGTTTTTAATTTGAGTAATAGCTGATGCTTTTACTCAGGTACCAATAATAATTACCTTGTAGTAGAGAAAACAATGGAGCGGTACATGTCTTATTTGTACGCTTGTCAGTATCGTTTGTAAAGGCCAACAGAAATCGTTCTATTAAATATACCAAACCTGTTGtgacttaaagaaaaaaatttaagataTCTAATTGAAGAAAGCTAATCAAGTTCTGCAAATGATCGACACTGATATTTCATAGATATTCAGTTTATCATAATGCGTTCATGCAAAGAAAGAACACTTACCACAggttaaataacaaaataatcaaTAACACAGACAAAGATTGGCTGCAAGTTCCTGTTAAGGACATTGgcagttttaatattttattgttttgaaggCCTTCCTTTTTGCATGGTAATTTTTCTTCGCATAATTCTGTATACCTGTAAAGAAATAATAAGTTTTAGCACGCGTTACAATTACCACCATTTTAAATTATTGCAAGAATTAACTTTTACCGTTTGATCGgtagttgtttgtttttttacgatttttttttctaaaccaTCCCTTCGTTCTTTCCTTTCAACTGAACCGTCACATAGCATTGTCTTCCTCCCCTAAATACGGACAAACTTTCTGCTCAGcgcaaaaattttaaattacacGAGAAGTACAATCTTAAATTTTGAACATGGTGAATTCGAATTATAATTCAGGAAGTACATTCGGCCGGTCTTAAccgataaaaaattaactttacTCTTGATCACATGAAATGAAACTCTGTAAGATTCATTGAATATTTATTAGTAGTTATAGCAAATCTTTGGGTAGTATTTGAATCCTATGAACATCGCGATATAAAACCCCAGAATAGAAATCAACTAAGTTGATGAATTATTAGACAGTTgaattaacttttaaaacaaacactTCAGTAATTTTTGAAACAGATCTCTACACatttttcattattcatttatctTATAAATTTGCACTAAGGTTACCATAAGTAATccttctttttcaaaacaaattaaccgaatttttttatatcaaaccggttttgatatttttatcaAAGTAGCTGTCGTGTGAAAATTGATTGTGTCACAAATCCTCtattcaactttaatttttcaggTTTTCAGTGACATAAATATAATATCGACAATAACTTCGCCAAATTTCGTAAAATTCTAAAGAGTAGATATGAAGATATCGTCGCTTCTTTCCATTTTCTATTGAAAGTCAACAAATTAAAACATTAGCGCCCTCACATTTTCCCGTAGCGAGCGCAGAAGTGTTGAGCATACGTACTTGGGGTCACGCGATATTACAGAAGcaggaaaacaataaatttctaCACACAACTTATGGCCCTTTTTACCAGCTGGTACTGACATGTTTTCTAGAAAATCCCGTTGGCCGTATATGTACTCATAATAAAGATGTTAACAGTGGGGGGATAAAGTATTTTAAGGGGCGAAAATACCGagatttcaatttttctttagaTCACGTGCGCactgggggtggggggggggggggcggcgtTGTGGATTGCGTCTGTGAGGTTTCTTAGCGCTCGCAACTTAATGTCAGAGAAACTACTTTCAGTCACCttaacaaaagtgaaaaaccaAGCTTCAAGCCCTGAAAAAACTTCGTTTTCTATTTTATAGCGAGAGCATGATATGTTAATTCACAAATTAAACGAAAGCTTTCTCAATCACAATATAACCCAAGCCAGTGCAGTTATAATTAAATTCCAGCTACACTTCCACAGTTTTATGAGCGTTAATATGATGACATTTCCATCGATGCATTAAAATTACCTTCAAATATTACAGATATAGGGTAATAACTCAGACTTTTAATAGCATGGTAGTTAACttaatataataaaacaatattcgGCTGAGCATATTGTTTGAGTCAAAGAAAACCTTTGCAACTGTTGAAGTCAATCTCTACTTGTTTTCTGTACAACCGTGACTCTGACAACTTTATTTACTACGCTACGAAAAATTTCCACTATAGTCATCAGAAAAAGTCAAATCCGGCCACCTGAGTATGTCAGTCTTGATGCTTTGTTCAGTGACAATTCTTATAGTTACATTTTGCCCTTTATGTTTATCATCGAAGCAACATTAGTAGCTAGCCTGAAACCTGGGACTGTTTTGCATGTTCACAGAAAACTTGGGACAACGGATAAAACACTCAAAATGAATCATTGCTTTGAAACGTTGATCTGCTACGTAAAGTTTAAAAGAATCATAGCTTTCTTCGGAAAACTGAATTAAGCAGTAAGAGCCTGTACAACTTACGACTGTTAGCACGGTTTTTATCGATAAGATTTATTGCCCGCAATTAACATAATAGATAgtctaaaaaacaataaaatgaacTAAGAACAAACCTTGCATCGAAGAGGTGGACAGGAATCCTGACAATCTTTCCAGGCCATAGATCGTTGGAGCTGTATTTGATCTTCTTTGTACCAGTTTTCTGACTAAAAGCAGTTTGAATCAACCTGAAATTGGTGTCTTCATTTATACGATCGCTTGATTAAAATTCATTGCTTCACCGTGAGAAATATTCTTGGTGTTTGTATAAAAATATGCAAATGCATCAACAGAAATGCTCTAATGAGACTTTTCTCAAAACTGCGAGAAAAGCACGCACTGTGGGGTCAACGACTGGTAATCAACGCTTATAAAATGTAAACTGGACACATTCAAAGTGGAAAGTTTGCCTACTCTCTTGGGAAAAAAAGATGACTACGCATAGACTTCGAGAAAACTGAGCTTTTGAAAGTGATCTAAACTGCAAATTAAAAGTACAGGTGTTGCTGGGCTTTGGCAAACAAGGGATTTTTATGGCATTTGATTTCCCTGCCTTTCGGTCATCTCCGTCATTTGAAATCCAGCGTAGCCCCCTGGGATTTCTATACGCCCAAGTAAACGCTTTTACAGCGTCCAAGTTCCTCGGTTTATTGTAATCAAATTTGTTGCCACTGATTGGCTCTTGAACAAGGGCATTCTTTGAAAGTTAATACACAAACATCCGAACAAAGCCTCTCGAATATACCTCTTCCAGTTGCGTGTAAGAACTGTTTTGTCAATTGGGAACTTGGGACGTTAGAATCTGCTCATACTGAGGCCAGATGAAGAATCACCTGGGTTTATTTCTTCTGCTTTTTCCCATACTAAGTGCCGTGTTGCCGACAGAATGTTCGGTAAATTTGTACATCAACAGCACCGAATCGAAAAAAATCCTCGGTGAGTTCGCTTGACACGAACACGAAGCTTATTTGTAGAGATTTAATTCTCACAACCATGGTCATATGCTTCTTCACAGGAATCGAAGGCGATATTTACTACATAAGAGACGGACAAATTAAACTCAACGCCGTTAATCTCAACATGACTGTACCTTATCGAGTGAATTGCTTGAGGTTCATTTGGTTCTCAAAACCAATGGTGAGTATATTCAACACAATATGGAGAAGCGGAGGCTCTGTTTTGAATACAATTACAAGCTCCTTAAAAGGCAGAGTTATGTTGTTGTGCCAACTGGTCTGCCAATGCTTCAATCACCCGCGAGTTGATCATGCACTCTCTGGAAATGTCATGATTGAGCGTGATCAAACTTATTACCTATTTAGTATGAGGTTTTTATGGTATATCAGTTGAACCTCTGTTGATTTCGCTCATGAATATCTTGTCCGCAAGGCGTTTTTATATAGTTAACATGTAATTCGTGGATTGCATGGTGTGGATGTTGACAGTTTGTACCTTTTGTCCTCTAGGGATACTACTATAGCTTACAACTCAGATCGTACACTCCCGATCTCTTGTTCCAGCCAAGAGTGAACATTAAACATTTTGGACCTGTTCCAGAGACCAAGAAAGGTATTCGATCAAAGATAAGAGCCAATCGTTATTTTAAGCGGTCAGCGcgggattttttctttttttttttttttttcatgtagaTGGAACTTGAAAGAATGAACCTTGGTCTTATCTTACAAAACACGTCAAAACGTTTAATTTAAGACTTATTTACATGAGGTTTTTAACTCAACAGTATAGGGTATTCACCCAACAGACAAAATTGTCTACAACGTACGGTTTGTGTAAGAAATATGTCAAACGAAATGTCGCTTGACGATTAATCGACTCTTACAAATGCCGAAGAAGGGCAACAGTACATTGATTGTTGCCTTCAATATGTACGGTGACTCTTTCTACTGCACTGATCAAATTTTAATGAAACTGATGATTCTTCTCTGTACACGTGTGGTAGCAATCGCAAGACAGTAACAGTTGCACTGTGTCCTTTCTGCAGTGCTTGGCTAGGCGAAAGGTGCTGATGACGTACACCTTGTTGCTCCTCCACCAGGCAGATAATCTGATTGACTGATTTGTTTTACACATGTGTAAAATATCTCTTATAGTCAGTGGCATGTATTTTAGGCCAGAAAGGAGGGCCATGCATCCTTAATCAAATAGCAGGCAGGGTGgcacaggggcgtagccaggatttttccgtaggtacgcacagttttccatctcacctcttcacccccgccccccccccaaaaaaagatcaaagtcattttcgattcacgtgtcttttatttcaaatcgcgtgcgcaagagtcttaattgaatgcagattaacctatttttctgtcttctttttctttgagtgagcatgtgcgagcggcattgtttaagctgtgagagcactacattctgttctagtccgttcgcatccatatatgttacatactacaaaaaacaacaatgcgtacatggcttcataacgcctactgacaagaacagtatataaacgctatctatcgagtttgccagcagaaaaaaaaaaaaggaaattagcgcaagaataaacgctatctatcggcagcttgtcaggagaaaaaaacagaagatattagtaggttcacaggcatagcgctaatcttctgttttttctcctgacaagctgccgatagatagcgtttattcttgcgctaatttccttttttttttttctgctggcaaactcgatagatagcgtttatatactgttcttgtcagtaggcgttatgaagccatgtacgcattgttgttttttgtagtatgtaacatatatggatgcgaacggactagaacagaatgtagtgctctcacagcttaaacaatgccgctcgcacatgctcactcaaagaaaaagaagacagaaaaatagtttcacgatcagagtcttcgcgatcaggcagcgcgcctgctttctgctctcttatttcccgctcttttcatacacgaacgagaattcactccaccgctgaccgacgaaatcacatcgattctctgaagaaaccgacatttggatgtggaaaaacaattttatagttcaggtacaaaaataagtaaaagaaaaggctaagttaaatgactgaaaaaaaaaataaaaaatatatataaatataaatatatttgaaatatattttttatttatttttttattttatatatttatttattattttttattattattttcaggtacgcaattgcgtatttgcgtacaggtagctacgcccctgtggCACTACACCCCTTTCTTGCCCATAGTAAAAATTGTCATATTTTTACATTGTACATACTATCTGTCTTCCTTCTGTATTGCCCTGTTTTGCTgccttttttataaaaaaaaaattacaaacacGACGGGTTCATGTGTATTAAGTTCAACTTCTGGCCGAAGTGTGGTGGGGCTGAAACTTTGATCCATTGGCAGGGAAAGCACCAAGATTAAATGTGGGTTTTGTGTTTGTAGTTTGCCGTTATTTGCATGAGCAAAAAGGTTGTCGATTCTCCAATGAAAAATTAACAGTGTAAGTCTTTGCCTGGAAACTTCACACTGAATGATGTGTATTAAAGTTTGTTTATGCTTGGTTGCTTGGTAACTGCAACTACTAAGAAGATACATGATTTCTGTTTCACTAAGTGATCTTGTGTGTTTCACGCATGATGCAAATTCTGACAAAGTTATAAACCTCGCTTTTCACGAGGGGACCTTCGGTACCTTGCTTTATGACCTCTCatataaaagcttagcaagtgGCACTCTCAAAAACCAGACACTGTTTGTTTGATCATAGCTTGAGTTTATCATGGTCCTTTTTTATCTTGATGTATAGCCGCTGTTCAGGAAAATATGCCAGCACTTACCAAAGTCTGGACTTAAGAgagttgtaaaattttttttatggagCTCATGTCTgattttctgtaatttaaatGAATTCATTCTctgtaatttaattaattaagtgCCTGTGACTTTGTACATTCATTATTTATGTACAAAGGGATCGCATAATTAATTGGACACTGTAGTATTAGATGTTATGAGTGACATTCTACTGACAGCCACcttttaggaaaaaaatcaatttgaTAGCTATAATTTCTTTAGTGACATAACTGAATACcagtttttttcactttgtagaATTCTGTGTAAATATGACATGCAGAGGAACAAAAGATGGTACTGCTCACATGCTAATCCAGATTAACATCACTTCAGACATAAAGTTTGTCAAAGATATAACTGTGTTGAACCTACAACGAATAAAGACCTGCCAAAaaggtacatacatgtatataaatgtaataatgtTCAAGCCTCACTCTAATCCTTCTTCTCACATGGGAGTACACTCCTGGGGTCTAGTTTGATAAGTACTTTGTTAagttttacatctttttttcttacagCTGTTGTTCCACTTAGTACCAGGAAACCCACTGTTGCTCTTCACAAAGGTACACATGCTACATGCAAATTATTTTAGAGtttttgaatgattttttaTCATATATAAACTTAAATTGTGTTATCATATGCTTGTCTGGTGCTTATAGTAGAACAAAATTTCCTCCAGACTAATAATGAACAAGTCTCAGAAAAAATAGGAAGGGAAACACTATTTGCCCTTGCAAATGGCTATGTAGGCCTTCACATGGTTCAGATGACCATCTACAAGAGCGAGTGTGTTTTGAACAGTTTTCTCATAAGGTTGAGCTTGGTGCCATATCCATGCATTCACAGTTAAACGAAAACGTAAAATGTTCTTTGGCATGACAAGCTTCAATAACTCTTTAGCTTTGATTATGGATATATGGATATTGTTTTAGTGTACAATAAATTAGAAATTAGTTTttgatagcccagggctagtagATGGCTAGTGACATCTGTTCCTAACTTGCCTGACAGACAAGATCAGACAGAGGAACTGTGATCAATCCTGCTcttcaaaaataaatattgtctTTGGCTAGTaaagaaatgacttttgggctagttaTGCGAGCTAGGAGTATATTACAGCTTGCCAGAatagcaagctgtaaaactgcaCGCTGTAATTGCAACCTGTGTTTTCATTGCATGAAAAATCTGTCTCAAAATCTGtcgctttttcaaaaatgtcaaTCTCAGGTGCAGTGATCCTGTTTTGATCAGTAAGCAAAGAATTTTATATTTCCAAAATATCTAGGGATTAAAATAGAAATCACTGTTTGAGACCACAGTTCCTGTTTTCCTTATGATCCCCTTCCTGCTTATCATGTTTATGTTGCAATCAaacacagtctgcagtctgacTTTACTGGCACCTGCAGTTTATAAATAACCCTGCT is a window from the Porites lutea chromosome 10, jaPorLute2.1, whole genome shotgun sequence genome containing:
- the LOC140950376 gene encoding uncharacterized protein produces the protein MIWNVVIWRRSLRKSQFTYMICTFPQILFYSSTTRQEFGRQFEEIAAESLRKFSFDVTVCGGPKDRGIDFKGFWRLKSTSVPIIGQCRRYKRRLGPKHVRELEGTLTHEVNGTLGIIVSESGFSKDAYGVFKGSLYPIAFSILKGFSDDLLRWYSDEQSDETFIGDKSQISTRGESFQQVQYKKADIHLPGESECTDDLKINIVGKHDEKVLLSVDSSLSGCSKRVFSWKHTHTNLDQQDTLNNDRNSVGGNVINVHSHASNFADNSDDFKQLRSSNISEMGTGVFTMFELNPSAQKLLPHVVVGLKYRRHNFNAPELFIKEED